gaaatggtgacatcattgcttagaatcaagggtaatggtgacatcattgcttagaatcaagggtaaTGGTGACattattgcttagaatcaagggtaaTGGTGACAACactgcttagaatcaagggcaatggtgacatcattgcttagaatcaagggtaatggtgacatcattgcttAGAATCCAGggaaatggtgacatcattgcttAGAATTAAAggtaatggtgacatcattgcttagaatcaagggaaatggtgacatcattgcttagaatcaagggtaatggtgacatcattgcttagaatcaagggtaaTGGTGACattattgcttagaatcaagggtaatggtgacatcattgcttATAATCAAGggtaatggtgacatcattgcttagaatcaagagtaatggtgacatcattgcttagaatcaagggcaatggtgacatcattgaggacctgtaaggttgcagtgacacatccacacctgagcggaaaccagactGCATACCAGAGAGAGAACTATCGACATCAAGAAAGTTATTCAGttgaatatttacattttttaacacttttgataaacagggaaacatagaaataggcctataacagttaggatcagcttgacctcccctttaaataaaggacgaaatgtagctgccttccaagcaatgagaatctccccagagaggagagacatgttaAAAAGGTCAAAGAcaggcttggtgatgataggggcagcaatcttaaagaagaaagggcctaaaccatctgacccagatgttttgtcaagtttaaggagctgctttagcacctcggactcagtgactgcctgcagggagaaactttgtagcagggcaggggaaaagagggaggagcatcggggatagtcgcattagaaggggtgggagacgAGGAAATGTTGGACAGCAAGGAGGcgtggctgagtcaaataggattcctgacttaatgaagtggtgattaaagagctcagccatgtgctccttgtcagtgtcacattctgaccttagttcctttgttttgtctttgttttagtatggtcaggacgtgatttggggtgggcagtctatgttcttttttctgtgatttgggatttctgtgtttggcctggtatggttctcaatcggaggcAGCTCTCAATCGTTGTCCATGATTGAGAACCAttcttaggcagcctgttttcacccttgagttgtgggttgattattttctgttctgtgttttgcgtcaccgttcaggactgttcgttttgtcgttttattgttttttgttcagtgttcagttatcGAATAAATCTAACATGGAcacgtcctcctcttcttccacctacgacgaccgttacagtcagtaacaacatcatcaacattaagggacatggacacttaccacgctgcacattggtcctcctcttcttccacctacgacgaccgttacagttacagttacttTGTAGCAgggcaggggaaaagagggaggagcatcggggatagtcgcattagaaggggtgggagatgaggaaatgttggacagcAAGGAGGcgtggctgagtcaaataggaatcctgacttaatgaagtggtgactaaagagctcagccatgtgcttctagTCAGtaacaacatcatcaacattaagggacatggacagctgtgaggaggagggtttattctccaggtctttaaccgttttccagaacttcttggggttcgacccacagagagagaactgctccttaaagtaactaactttggccttccggatagcctgagtgcactgaTTTCTCATGTGCCTGaatgagagccagtcagcctgaatgTGCGCGTGCCAAGTGTTTCGCCAAatggaattcttgaggtggagtaaccgTCCGATCACGGTTGAACCacgggctgaacctgtttttaaatatacttttctttatgcgtgtgtgtttgttaacaataccactgaaaataacaaaaaataaggtccaagtgtcttcgacagagggggatcaagctgattctataacATTTTACAGgggccaggtcatgaaggaaggcttgctcattgaAGTTTTTTAGCAaacgtctatgacaaatcaggacaggtcagactttgtggagacaaccgagcaatGAAGGTGAttcttggtaaagattgccactcccccacctttggaagatctgtcttgccgaaaaaggttataaccagaaaggttaacatcagtaccCAAAACACACTTCCTGAACCACGTcccagtaatgaccaacacatctggattggagctgtgaacccacactttcaattgattcATTTTAGGTAATACGCATtgagtgttaacgtgcagaaaacacAGGCTTTtatgagagcagaaatcagtgaaacagatttttttatttttttttatccgtaattttaccaggtaagttgtctgagaacacgttctcatttacagcaacaacctggggaatagttacaggggagaggagggggatgaatgagccaattgtaaactggggatggtTAGGTGACCCTGATGGTATGAcgaccagattgggaatttagccacaTTTAGCCTACGATAagagccatgggatctttaatgacctcagagagtcaggacacccgttgaacatcccatccaaaagacggcaccctacacagggcagtgtcctggggtattgggatcttttttagaccagaggataAAGTGCCTcatactggccctccaacaccacttccagcagtatctggtctcccatccagggagaagtaagccagcagtggtatgcagggtggtatactgcagatatcagagcacaagtcagaattgggtctagaaacagtagatgggccagggagtacatgcacatttccagataacATCGGcagtaatacaatcagggcacggcagaggacagagagagctctgcagtgctgatttatgacatcaATGTGCAACAAGATCATGTTGTACAGCAAtatcatcaggtaacatgaatacaaagccggtggaaggtggttagaataggatgggaggccaagagTCGGTGTAACCAttagagagtcagagtcccgagtgtgggaacaaacatagtctgtcccaCAGTTTGATAAAGAAGCAAGTTCATAGTGGATAAAGCACACAGGtgtcatgaggcaaatagcataAAGCACAAGAAAAACATGTAACGACTTGGGGTTAGCCATTGTTCAAagagtcactcgccccaacaAGATAACTTGAGAGAGGAGCTCTCTATCCAGTAGGCTATAAAAGTctgagataaaataaataaattgtgggCTACTAGCTAACTCAAGCCTTTCACATAATAAGCTTCACAAGTTAATTAGCCTACCTATAATTCAGATCAGTCCAAAGTCTGCCGTATGTGTAACAGtgtaactttagaccgtccccgggcgtgaaccagggaccctctgcacacatcaacaacagtgtGTGACTTTAGATgggcccatacccgggcgcgaaccagggagcctctgcacacatcaacaacagtgtGTAATTTAGACGGgcccatacccgggcacgaaccagggaccctctgcacacatcaacaacagtgtGTAATTTAGACGGGCCCATACCTGGGcatgaaccagggaccctctgcacacatcagcaacagtcacccacaaagcatcgttacccatcgctccacgaGCACGCCCCACTGCTAACTAGCCGTTTCTCATCTGTTACAAGTGTGTAACAGTAACTGGTGCTGGAGGAGATCAAAAgctcgggagagagaggggagtgtggcaggggtacctgtaccagacaatTAGCTGGGACGCTTGCTATATCTCTCAGCCATCTCACATATTGACATTTCAAAATGCTCTGTGGGTCTGACAAGTATAAATACTGTATCATCAGTACAGAACAACACAGAAGTACACACAGAGTTAATACACACAtttaccaccccctctctctctctcttctccctctctctttctctcaaattCAATTCATTTTAAggtgctttattggcataggaaacatatgCATTGACAAagaaagtgaagtagataataaacaaaagtgaaataaacaataaaaatgaacagtaaacattacactcagagaagttccaaaagaataaagacatttcaaatgtcattatgtctttatacagtgttgtaacgatgtgcaaatagttaaagtacaaaaaggaaaatacatcagcatagatatgggttgtatttacaatggtgtttgttcttcactggttgaccttttcttgtggcaacaggtcacacatcttgctgctgtgatggaacactgtggtatttcacccagtagatatgggagtttatcaaaattgggtttgttttctaattctttgtggaactgtaatctgagggaaatatgtgtctctaatatggtcatacattgggcaggaggttaggaattgcagctcagtttccgcctcattttgtggacagtgtggacatagcctgtcttctcttgagagccaggtctgcctactgtgacctttctcaatagcaaggctatgttcactgagtctgtacatagtcaaagctttccttaaatttgggtcagtcacagtggtctggtattctgcTACAgcgtactctctgtttagggccaagtagcattctagtttgctcagtttttcgttaattctttccaatgtgtaaagtaattatctttttgttttctcctgatttggttgggtctaattgtgttgtccaatttggtgtttgtcccattttgtgaattcttggttggtgacaccagacctcacaaccacaaagggcaatgggttctgtaactgattcaagtatttttagccagatcctagttgagatgtcaaattttatgttccttttgatggtgtagaaggcccttcttgccttgtctctcagattgttcacagctttgtggaagttacctgtagtgctgatgtttaggccgaggtatgtatagctttttctctttctctctctctctctcctctctttcttgtccctttccccctctctctatatccccttctctctctctcatttgctctcctctctgtctctgtcttccccctcaatctctgtctctctctctctccttctctcctctctctctctttcagggcAAGATTGATAGGGGCTTTGGTTAGGTACGGGGCTGTGGGATCGTGTGTCTGTCCACCAGCAGCTGCTATCCCCTGTCATGACCGAGGCTGACAGGCCTGGACAGCAGTACTAGTGCAACATTAGCGTGTTCGAGTAGCCAGACCAAGGCAACGTCCCACAAGACACTCTATTCattttacagtgcactacttttgaccagggtccatagggcttagtgccctatgtagggaatagggtgacatttggagTGGATCCCAAGCCCTCTCAGAGTAGAGCAGCAGACTAAGGCGCCCCCTGGATAGACGGCAGGATAATCATCCCTACTACAGCAGCACAGTTTAATTAAATTGGGACATATAAGGGGTACTGAAATGAAACAAACTTGGATGAGCCATATTGATGGTCCAATGAAGGACATTTCTTCTAATCATATGGAGACAGCTGTTACAGGGAATAACAAGTATACTGTTTCCTGCGGTGTATTACAGTGTTGTAATATTACTTTTGTCCACAAAGTGGCAGTGTCGTCCCATTATTCATTGCAAAACCATGCAACAGATACTGTAATGAAGTTGAAAAGTGAGATCCTACTCTTTCTTTTTTGATTGTTTGTATGTACATCTCTATTGAAGATATTTCATAAATTCACCACCAGATTAGGTTTATATTAGCCCTCGACAAAAGTCAGACCAGAACTAATGTAAGCGGAACCGTTTTACGTACTGTGTGGTATCCTACGGAAGGGATGTACTACAAACGGCGCACTGCTATTTACCAGAACTGTTTCCTGTGTCAACATATCTTGCTTGCCGGAGCGAAAAGTACCCACGTTCAACTGTTGTGTGGTAATGAATATAAGTATCATTTTATTACACTGTATCAGTAATATTGTGTATGTCATTATATTATAATGTGCATTGGTAATCTGATTACGTAGTGGGCTGGTTTTATTTTTGGTACGTTGATTGTTCGTCAAACTGGAAGGCAACGACTGACAAGCTATTTGAgtagacagctagctagctaatagctTCTGAAAGCTTGGTGCTTCAGCTGTTATTTGTACGGTTCGAGACTTGATGATGGGCTCGTCTGATTCAGGGTTTGAAGTACATGTTAAAGATGTGTTATAATATTTAACACTGTTGCCTATAACTAGTTGTCTAGTTAGCCAACTAGCTAGTCACCTGAAATTATAAATTTTGAATTGTGGCCGAAGTGATTTTAataaatttgttttgttttttcaggGACAGGAGTTTCGGATTTCAAGATAAAATGGGTGAGTGAATCTTAAActgacttgtttttttttttatgtatttttgttGCATGTCATCACCATAATGGCAAATAATAGGCATAAATTACCCATGAATTGAAACGCAGTTTAACAGTCTCACTTTGTCCTCTTCCCCTCATTAGATGGTGAAGAGAAGACCTACGGTGGCTGTGAAGGCCCAGATGCCATGTATGTGAAGCTGATCTCCTCTGATGGCCACGAGTTCATAGTGAAGAGGGAACACGCCTTGACCTCAGGGACCATCAAAGCCATGTTGAGTGGACCAGGTCAGTGGTGTTTGATATAACATAGAATCTGCCGGGGTATGTTGAGTGGACCAGGTCAGTGGTGTTTGATATAACATAGAATCTGCCGGGGTCCAGAGGTAGAGCTGCTCCCAGGAGGCAGTGGTTCAACCCCCTGTTCTTCTCTCCTGTAACCCTTTCACCCATCCTCTCATCTCATATTCTGTTTTGTTGAGAGGGCAAGCAGACATTCAGACTGTTGAGGCAGGACGGGACAACATGTTTGATTTACATAAACAATACGAAAGGGTAATGCGATCGAAAAAGCCCATAATTGAATCAACTTGTTAGTCCAATGAATCACATACTGTTTTGCCATTGAACTAGTTGTACACATGTTCAATCATGCTCATGATAGGTTTCAAAGAGTAGGCATTTTCAGAACTTTCTTTACTCCCACATATTATCCTTTTCGCAACTTGCTCTCAATGCTTGTAGGCAGGAAGTGCCAACGGTCATTTTGAATAAACAGAAACGTTACTTCTGAACCACATCTCAGACCTATAAATGTTACTTCTGAACCACATCTCAGACCTATAAATGTTACTTCTGAACCACATCTCAGACCTATAAATGTTACTTCTGAACCACATCTCAGACCTATAAATATTACTTCTGAACCACATCTCAGACCTATAAATATTACTTCTGAACCACATCTCAGACCTATAAATATTACTTCTGAACCACATCTCAGACCTATAAATGTTACTTCTTTGTATCAAACTAACAACGTTTCTTACTTTTCCCCCCACAGGTCAGTTTGCAGAGAATGAAACCAACGAAGTGAACTTCAGAGAGATCCCCTCCCATGTCCTGTCCAAGGTGTGCATGTACTTCACCTACAAGGTCCGCTACACCAACAGCTCCACGGAAATCCCAGAGTTCCCCATCGCCCCTGAGATCGCCCTGGAACTACTCATGGCTGCAAACTTCTTGGATTGTTAACTCAAAGAAATGTAGCTACTGAAACtctttaaaacaaaaaaaaaacattttgttttgaCTATTTAACTTTGTTTCAGATATAAAACTAAACCGTGAATGATGAGTACTTTGTCAGTATGCTTTTAAGCttttgtttatttatatatattttttttgctaCAGGCTTTATGTCCACCTTTTTTATTGGTTAGTATTGACTTTCATTTGACCATAATAAACTAATATGGCTGCACCAGTTGCTCCAGAATGTGGCTATCACCTGGTAATCAATCATTCCTTACCCCACCACAATAAAGGATGTTTGGTGAGTGTTTTGGTGCTTAATGGGTCCCTTGTGTGATACACATTTACAAGTTTATATTCAATACGAACAGAATAGCTGTTGGAGGAGTTCATCACATCCATTTATCTGTGGGCCTGATACAACAGTCGGGTGACGGTGTTGGATGATCGTTTTGGTCAACAACCTTTGTGATTTTTCTCCACAGGGAGTTATCTGCTCCTGATGGGTCATACCTGTGAACCTAACTGACTGAACTTACATAAACAATAAAGTATCACGTCCAATCTATTCACAAAGCCTGAGTAGAAGTGCTGAGCTGGGGGACTTCTGTGTGGCGTAGGGTTCTAAGGCTGTGTCACAGCAAGCCGCGACCGGGAGAACCATGGGGTGGCGCGCAATTCACcctgcgtcgtccgggttagaggcCGGCCAGGACGTCCTTctcccatcacgctctagcgactccttgtggcgggccgggctcaATGCATGCTGACTTCAGTTGCCAGTAGTACTGTGTTTCCTCAGACTCATCGGTGTggctgacttccgggttaagcgggcagtgcgacttggcagggtcatgtttctGAGGACGCGTGGCCCTCGATATACGGCTCTCCCGTATTTTACGGGAAATGCAGCGACAAGACTGTGACTACCGATTggaaaccacgaaattggggagaaaagggtcgaggttcagttttgtattttagtTCAAAATGAATGTCTGATAAAATCATGAAGTCGCTCTCCTTTTCGTTCTAAAACGTGTGGATTTGTTTACAAAGGAGAAAGAGGACCAAGTACGCCCCGATTCTCATCGACAGGCTGCAGTGGaccaggttgagagcttcaaattccctggtgtccacatcatctacaaactaacatgatccaagctcacaccaagacagtcgtgaagcgggcacgacaaaacctattccccctcaggagaagatttggcatgggtcctcagatcctgcgccatcgagagcatcatgatgggttgcatcactgcctggtatggtaactgtaGTGCCcccgaccgtaaggcactacagaggctaGTGCGTACGGCctggtacatcactggggccaagcttcctgccatccaggacctttataccaggcggtgtcagaggaaggccctaaaaagcgGTAcgagagcgccaagtctaggtccaagaggctcctaaatagcttctacccccaagctacaAGACTccgtctatgcatagtcactttaataactctacctacatgtacatattacctcgataCCGAAGcgcccacacattgactctgtactggtaccccctgtatataacctccacattgactctgtactggtacaccctgtaaaaagcctccacattgactctgtaccggtacccctgtatatagcctccacattgactctgtactggtaccccctgtatatagcctccacattgactctgtactggtaccccctgtatatagcctccacattgactctgtaccggtaccccctgtatatagcctccacattgactctgtaccggtaccccctgtatatagcctccacattgactctgtcccggtaccccctgtatatagcctccacattgactctgtaccggtaccccctgtataaagcctccacattgactctgtaccgtaacaccctgtatgtagcctccacattgactctgtaccggtaccccctgtatatagcctccacattgactctgtaccggtaccccctgtatatagcctccacattgactctgtaccgtaacaccctgtatatagcctccacattgactctgtaccggtaccccctgtatatagcctccacattgactctgtaccggtaccccctgtatatagcctccacattgactctgtaccataataccctgtatatagcctccacattgactctgtaccgtaataccctatatatagcctccacattgactctgtaccgtaataccctgtatatagcctccacattga
The window above is part of the Oncorhynchus masou masou isolate Uvic2021 chromosome 30, UVic_Omas_1.1, whole genome shotgun sequence genome. Proteins encoded here:
- the LOC135522962 gene encoding elongin-C, which produces MDGEEKTYGGCEGPDAMYVKLISSDGHEFIVKREHALTSGTIKAMLSGPGQFAENETNEVNFREIPSHVLSKVCMYFTYKVRYTNSSTEIPEFPIAPEIALELLMAANFLDC